Proteins from a genomic interval of Stenotrophomonas maltophilia:
- a CDS encoding TetR/AcrR family transcriptional regulator, protein MNPAYLPVALDARDERVFDAVRELLAQQGMQMSMEAVAQHAGCSKQTLYSRYGSKQDLLRRVMQRHVGHATGAMVRALRTDDLRASLLQFATDFLEHFNQPHVGQACRLIAADAAQFPEEARTLYRHGAGALTLHLAEWIETVCMRGQLRHDDPHFMAELLLSMIAGQDFDKQRFHTPHRDDALLRRRWAEFSVDSFLRAFAPQPLPAPPTNQPRSSS, encoded by the coding sequence GTGAACCCGGCCTACCTCCCCGTTGCCCTCGATGCACGCGATGAGCGCGTGTTCGACGCCGTACGCGAACTGCTGGCCCAGCAGGGCATGCAGATGAGCATGGAGGCGGTGGCCCAGCACGCCGGCTGCTCCAAGCAGACCCTGTACTCGCGCTATGGCAGCAAGCAGGATCTGTTGCGCCGGGTGATGCAGCGCCATGTCGGCCACGCCACCGGCGCCATGGTCCGTGCACTCCGCACTGACGACCTGCGTGCCAGCCTGCTCCAGTTCGCCACCGACTTCCTGGAGCATTTCAACCAACCGCACGTAGGACAGGCCTGCCGGCTGATCGCTGCCGACGCGGCCCAGTTTCCCGAAGAGGCGCGTACGCTGTACCGGCATGGGGCCGGCGCGCTGACGCTTCATCTTGCTGAATGGATTGAAACCGTTTGCATGCGCGGCCAGCTTCGGCATGACGACCCGCACTTCATGGCCGAACTGCTGCTGAGCATGATCGCCGGTCAGGATTTCGACAAACAGCGCTTCCATACCCCCCATCGTGATGACGCGCTGCTGCGTCGGCGCTGGGCAGAGTTCTCCGTCGACAGCTTCCTGCGCGCATTCGCGCCACAGCCGTTGCCGGCCCCGCCTACAAACCAACCCCGGAGTTCCTCCTGA
- a CDS encoding efflux RND transporter periplasmic adaptor subunit, with product MTAPLRTLALTCAVAVALAACKKPEQQMPPPPEVGVIDAKPQTLPLQRELVGRLSPFRSADVRARVPGVLLKRVYQEGSQVKQGQTLFLIDPAPLRASLNASEAQLASARATYANAKVAADRARSLAPQQFVSKSDLDNAESAERTALAAVKQAEAAVTSSRINLGYTEVTAPISGVANKQQVTEGALVGQGDVTLLTTVDQLDPLYVNFSLSVDELSQLRAQQAKGALALSGDGKATVSVKLADGSTYSEPGTLDFSSTTVDPATGAVSLRALLPNPQQILLPGAFVSFQANLGERNNAYLVPQQALLRDTTGGYVMVVGADGKVVRKNVKTDGAQNGNWLVSDGLAAGDKVIVAGVQKVKEGAPAVAKPWTPGQDANGKPAAGGAPAGAAPAAGKAPADATKPEQADAAKPAATDSNKQ from the coding sequence ATGACCGCCCCACTCCGCACCCTTGCCTTGACGTGCGCCGTTGCTGTCGCGCTGGCTGCCTGCAAGAAGCCGGAACAGCAGATGCCCCCGCCGCCGGAGGTGGGCGTGATCGACGCCAAGCCGCAGACCCTGCCGCTGCAGCGCGAGCTGGTCGGCCGCCTGTCGCCGTTCCGCAGCGCCGACGTGCGCGCGCGCGTGCCGGGCGTGCTGCTCAAGCGCGTCTACCAGGAAGGCTCGCAGGTCAAGCAGGGCCAGACCCTGTTCCTGATCGACCCGGCCCCGCTGCGCGCCTCGCTCAACGCCTCCGAAGCACAGCTGGCCTCGGCCCGCGCCACCTATGCCAATGCCAAGGTGGCCGCTGATCGCGCCCGCTCCCTGGCGCCGCAGCAGTTCGTCTCCAAGTCCGACCTGGACAACGCTGAATCGGCCGAGCGCACCGCGCTGGCCGCGGTCAAGCAGGCCGAGGCGGCGGTGACCTCTTCGCGCATCAACCTGGGCTACACCGAAGTGACCGCACCGATCAGCGGCGTGGCCAACAAGCAGCAGGTCACCGAGGGCGCGCTGGTCGGCCAGGGCGACGTGACCCTGCTGACCACCGTCGACCAGCTCGATCCGCTGTACGTGAACTTCTCGCTGAGCGTGGACGAACTGAGCCAGCTCCGCGCCCAGCAGGCCAAGGGTGCGCTGGCACTGTCCGGTGACGGCAAGGCCACCGTCAGCGTCAAGCTGGCCGATGGCAGCACCTACAGCGAGCCGGGCACCCTGGACTTCTCCTCGACCACGGTCGACCCGGCCACCGGCGCGGTGTCGCTGCGTGCGCTGCTGCCGAACCCGCAGCAGATCCTGCTGCCGGGTGCCTTCGTCAGCTTCCAGGCCAACCTGGGCGAGCGCAACAACGCCTACCTAGTGCCGCAGCAGGCGCTGCTGCGTGACACCACCGGCGGCTACGTGATGGTGGTGGGCGCCGATGGCAAGGTCGTTCGCAAGAACGTCAAGACCGACGGCGCGCAGAACGGCAACTGGCTGGTCAGCGACGGCCTGGCCGCCGGTGACAAGGTGATCGTGGCCGGCGTGCAGAAGGTCAAGGAAGGTGCACCGGCGGTGGCCAAGCCGTGGACCCCAGGCCAGGACGCCAACGGCAAGCCTGCCGCAGGCGGCGCGCCGGCAGGTGCAGCACCGGCCGCAGGCAAGGCACCGGCCGACGCGACCAAGCCCGAGCAGGCCGATGCGGCCAAGCCGGCCGCCACCGATTCGAACAAGCAGTAA
- a CDS encoding multidrug efflux RND transporter permease subunit, whose amino-acid sequence MPKFFIEHPVFAWVVAILISLSGVIAILNLGVESYPNIAPPQVTVSATYPGASADTTEKSVTQVIEQQLTGIDHLLYFSSSSASNGRAQITLTFETGTDPDIAQVQVQNKVSLATPRLPSEVTQQGVVVAKANAGFLMVIALQSDTPAINRDALNDIVGSRVLDQVSRIPGVGSTQQFGSEYAMNIWLNPEKMQGYGLSASQVLAAVRAQNVQFAAGALGSDPSPEGQHFTATVSAEGRFSSPQEFENIILRANPDGSRVLLKDIARVAFGANNYGFDTQYNGKPTGAFAIQLLPGANALNVADAVRAKMDELQPSFPSGVTWFSPYDSTTFVKISIQEVVKTLFEAVFLVFLVMLIFLQNFRATLIPTLVIPVALLGTFLGMWMIGFTINQLTLFAMVLAIGIVVDDAIVVIENVERIMTEEGLAPKPATQKAMTQITGAVVAITVVLAAVFIPSALQGGAAGEIYKQFALTIAISMAFSAFLALGFTPALCATFLKPTHNDNPNIIYRTFNKYYDKISHTYVGHITSAVRHAPRWMILFVVLTALCGFLFTRMPGSFLPEEDQGYALAIVQLPPGSTKGQTNEVFAQMRGILEKQDGYEGMLQVAGFSFVGSGENVGMGFIRLKPWEERKFTAPEFIQNMNGAFYGIKEAQIFVVNLPTVQGLGQFGGFDMWLQDRSGAGYEQLTQARNILLGQAAQKPDHLVGVRPNGLENAPQLQLHVDRVQAQSMGMSVSDVYSTIQLMLAPVYVNDFFYEGRIKRVTMQADGPYRTGQESLKSFYSPSSLTANADGTNAMIPLNTVVKSEWVSAPPSLSRYNGYSAINIVGSQAPGTSSGEAMQTMEGIVNDDLPAGFGYDWSGMSYQEILAGNAATLLLVLSIVVVFLCLAALYESWSIPVAVLLVVPLGVLGALGLSMLRGLPNDLFFKIGLITVIGLAAKNAILIVEFAVEQRAAGKNLRDATIEAARLRFRPILMTSFAFIMGVIPMAISTGAGANSRHAIGTGVIGGMLFATLLGLLMIPVFFVVVRRMLGDKLDEPSKEFLERQRDAESAHRPDR is encoded by the coding sequence ATGCCTAAATTTTTCATCGAACATCCAGTCTTCGCCTGGGTGGTTGCGATCCTGATCTCGCTCAGCGGCGTGATCGCGATCCTCAACCTGGGCGTGGAGTCCTATCCCAACATCGCCCCGCCGCAGGTCACCGTCTCGGCGACCTACCCGGGCGCCAGTGCCGACACCACGGAAAAATCGGTCACCCAGGTGATCGAGCAGCAGCTGACCGGTATCGATCACCTGCTGTATTTCAGTTCCTCGTCCGCCTCCAACGGCCGTGCGCAGATCACCCTGACCTTCGAGACCGGTACCGATCCGGACATCGCCCAGGTGCAGGTGCAGAACAAGGTCTCGCTGGCCACGCCCCGACTGCCTTCGGAAGTGACCCAGCAGGGCGTGGTGGTGGCCAAGGCCAATGCCGGCTTCCTGATGGTGATCGCGCTGCAGTCCGATACGCCGGCCATCAACCGTGATGCCCTGAACGATATCGTCGGTTCGCGCGTGCTCGACCAGGTTTCGCGCATCCCAGGCGTCGGCAGCACCCAGCAGTTTGGTTCCGAGTACGCCATGAACATCTGGCTGAACCCGGAAAAGATGCAGGGCTACGGCCTGTCGGCCAGCCAGGTGCTGGCGGCAGTGCGCGCGCAGAACGTGCAGTTCGCCGCCGGTGCGCTGGGTTCGGACCCGTCGCCGGAAGGCCAGCACTTCACCGCCACGGTCTCGGCCGAAGGCCGCTTCAGCTCGCCGCAGGAGTTCGAGAACATCATCCTGCGCGCGAATCCTGACGGCTCGCGGGTGCTGCTGAAGGACATCGCCCGCGTTGCCTTCGGTGCCAACAACTACGGCTTCGACACCCAGTACAACGGCAAGCCGACCGGCGCCTTCGCCATCCAGCTGCTGCCGGGCGCCAACGCCCTGAACGTGGCCGATGCGGTGCGCGCCAAGATGGACGAGCTGCAGCCCAGCTTCCCGTCCGGCGTGACCTGGTTCTCGCCGTACGACAGCACCACCTTCGTCAAGATCTCGATCCAGGAAGTGGTCAAGACCCTGTTCGAAGCAGTGTTCCTGGTGTTCCTGGTGATGCTGATCTTCCTGCAGAACTTCCGCGCCACCCTGATCCCGACCCTGGTCATCCCGGTGGCCCTGCTCGGCACCTTCCTGGGCATGTGGATGATCGGCTTCACGATCAACCAGCTGACCCTGTTCGCGATGGTGCTGGCGATCGGCATCGTGGTCGATGACGCGATCGTGGTGATCGAGAACGTCGAACGCATCATGACCGAGGAGGGCCTGGCGCCGAAGCCGGCCACGCAGAAGGCGATGACCCAGATCACCGGCGCGGTGGTGGCGATCACCGTCGTACTGGCTGCGGTGTTCATTCCGTCCGCCCTGCAGGGCGGCGCCGCCGGTGAGATCTACAAGCAGTTCGCGCTGACCATCGCCATCTCGATGGCGTTCTCGGCGTTCCTGGCCCTGGGCTTCACCCCGGCGCTGTGCGCGACCTTCCTCAAGCCGACGCACAACGACAACCCGAACATCATCTACCGCACCTTCAACAAGTACTACGACAAGATCAGCCACACCTATGTGGGCCACATCACCTCGGCGGTGCGCCATGCGCCGCGCTGGATGATCCTGTTCGTGGTATTGACCGCTCTGTGCGGCTTCCTGTTCACCCGCATGCCGGGCAGCTTCCTGCCGGAAGAAGACCAGGGCTATGCATTGGCGATCGTGCAGCTGCCGCCGGGCTCGACCAAGGGCCAGACCAACGAAGTGTTCGCGCAGATGCGTGGCATCCTGGAAAAGCAGGATGGCTATGAAGGCATGCTGCAGGTGGCCGGCTTCAGCTTCGTCGGTTCCGGCGAGAACGTGGGCATGGGCTTCATCCGCCTGAAGCCGTGGGAGGAACGCAAGTTCACCGCGCCGGAGTTCATCCAGAACATGAACGGCGCGTTCTACGGCATCAAGGAAGCGCAGATCTTCGTGGTCAACCTGCCCACCGTGCAGGGCCTTGGCCAGTTCGGTGGTTTCGACATGTGGCTGCAGGACCGTAGCGGTGCCGGTTACGAGCAGCTGACCCAGGCCCGGAACATCCTGCTCGGCCAGGCCGCGCAGAAGCCGGACCACCTGGTCGGCGTGCGCCCGAACGGCCTGGAAAACGCGCCGCAGCTGCAGCTGCACGTGGACCGCGTGCAGGCGCAGTCCATGGGCATGTCGGTGTCGGACGTGTACAGCACCATCCAGCTGATGCTGGCCCCGGTGTACGTGAACGACTTCTTCTACGAAGGCCGCATCAAGCGCGTGACCATGCAGGCTGATGGCCCGTACCGCACCGGCCAGGAGTCGCTGAAGAGCTTCTACAGCCCGTCCAGCCTGACCGCCAATGCCGACGGCACCAACGCGATGATCCCGCTCAACACGGTGGTCAAGTCCGAGTGGGTATCCGCGCCGCCGTCGCTGAGCCGCTACAACGGCTACTCGGCGATCAACATCGTCGGTTCGCAGGCGCCGGGCACCAGCTCGGGCGAAGCGATGCAGACCATGGAAGGCATCGTCAACGACGACCTGCCGGCCGGCTTCGGCTACGACTGGTCGGGCATGTCCTACCAGGAAATCCTGGCCGGCAACGCCGCGACCCTGCTGCTGGTGCTGTCCATCGTGGTGGTGTTCCTGTGCCTGGCCGCGCTGTATGAAAGCTGGTCGATCCCGGTGGCGGTGCTGCTGGTGGTGCCGCTGGGCGTGCTCGGTGCACTCGGCCTGTCGATGCTGCGTGGCCTGCCCAACGACCTGTTCTTCAAGATCGGCCTGATCACCGTGATCGGCCTGGCAGCGAAGAACGCGATCCTGATCGTGGAGTTCGCGGTGGAGCAGCGTGCAGCCGGCAAGAACCTGCGCGATGCCACCATCGAGGCGGCCCGCCTGCGTTTCCGCCCGATCCTGATGACCTCGTTCGCGTTCATCATGGGCGTGATCCCGATGGCGATCTCCACCGGCGCCGGCGCCAACTCCCGCCACGCCATCGGTACCGGCGTGATCGGCGGCATGCTGTTCGCCACCCTGCTCGGCCTGCTGATGATCCCGGTGTTCTTCGTGGTCGTGCGCCGCATGCTGGGTGACAAGCTGGATGAACCGTCCAAGGAGTTCCTGGAACGCCAGCGCGACGCGGAATCCGCGCATCGTCCGGATCGTTGA